In Elusimicrobiaceae bacterium, the following proteins share a genomic window:
- a CDS encoding OmpA family protein, producing the protein MKVSKVFVTALLSLSLAACAANSAYEGEDADIPRLPERDPIIQIEADKNAKLLKQSVREMAESRQLPDITYEFDSIQPPDYSYEFLDKLAELLLTNPNMKLIIEGNADIVGDKDYNYWLGSSRATAMKSYLVSRGVLADRIRVHSYGADRPLTYDTSKEGRRTNRRVHFVLTTRSWQSVY; encoded by the coding sequence ATGAAAGTTTCAAAAGTGTTTGTGACGGCTTTGTTGTCTTTGAGTTTGGCAGCTTGTGCAGCCAACAGTGCATATGAAGGAGAAGATGCAGATATTCCTCGTTTGCCGGAGCGTGACCCTATTATCCAAATAGAAGCCGATAAAAATGCCAAGTTATTAAAACAAAGCGTAAGGGAAATGGCCGAAAGCCGCCAATTACCTGATATCACCTATGAGTTTGATTCTATACAACCGCCGGATTATTCGTATGAGTTTTTGGATAAATTGGCCGAATTGTTGTTAACAAACCCTAACATGAAACTGATTATAGAAGGAAATGCCGATATCGTGGGAGATAAGGATTATAACTATTGGTTGGGTTCTTCTCGTGCCACGGCGATGAAGTCTTATTTAGTCAGTCGTGGGGTATTGGCAGACCGCATTCGTGTTCACTCTTATGGCGCAGACAGGCCCTTAACTTATGATACCAGCAAAGAGGGCCGCCGCACCAATCGCAGAGTACATTTTGTCTTGACCACCCGTTCTTGGCAATCTGTTTATTAA
- a CDS encoding DUF190 domain-containing protein, protein MEAKKIKSLEIFVSSTDIVDHHLLYETIIRKAKEYGIAGGTVIKGALGYGLSTELRDTRYCELVEKFPIILNFIDEAEKIDGFIDSIMPWLKQQPKGCLVTTKDLNVLLAKKGDTKQ, encoded by the coding sequence ATGGAAGCAAAAAAAATCAAATCTCTGGAAATTTTTGTCAGCAGCACCGATATTGTGGACCATCATCTGCTGTACGAAACCATTATCCGCAAAGCCAAAGAATATGGCATTGCCGGTGGGACCGTAATCAAAGGTGCTTTGGGCTATGGGCTCAGCACAGAGTTGCGCGATACCCGTTATTGCGAATTGGTAGAGAAATTCCCCATCATCTTAAATTTCATTGATGAGGCAGAAAAAATTGACGGATTTATCGATAGCATTATGCCTTGGTTAAAACAACAACCCAAAGGTTGTCTGGTCACAACTAAAGACTTGAATGTTCTTCTGGCTAAAAAAGGTGATACCAAACAATAA
- a CDS encoding DUF192 domain-containing protein, which produces MANTFFKRLKGLMFRNSMPQATAMLLAPCPQIHTCFMKFAIDVLFLAEDGTVLYVIENMKPWRISPIVRHAVQTLELPAGTLKGRVKEGHLVDFK; this is translated from the coding sequence ATGGCCAATACGTTTTTTAAACGTCTAAAAGGGCTGATGTTCCGCAATTCTATGCCGCAGGCAACAGCGATGTTGTTGGCCCCTTGCCCACAGATTCATACTTGTTTTATGAAGTTTGCCATTGATGTTTTGTTTTTAGCAGAAGACGGGACCGTATTGTATGTGATAGAAAATATGAAACCGTGGCGCATCAGCCCGATTGTTCGCCATGCAGTACAAACCTTAGAGCTGCCCGCCGGTACTTTAAAAGGCCGAGTAAAAGAGGGCCATTTGGTTGATTTTAAATAG
- the xth gene encoding exodeoxyribonuclease III, which produces MRHSRESFLYNTYYTNLGVKNVKLISWNVNGLRAVEKKGFLDFLNTCHADILALQETKALPEQLSDALRAPSGWHSYFCSAERKGYSGVAVYSKQEPLQVWYGLGNEEFDKEGRTLILEYPSFFFINIYYPNGGQGPERIDFKLRFYDCFLQKSKELFKTGKTVIVCGDVNTAHQAIDLARPKENEKNTGFLPEERAWLDRFFSEGFVDTFRQFNKDGGHYSWWDYKTGARKRNVGWRIDYFMIDALSKDKLKGAGMLSDVMGSDHCPIWIEAKL; this is translated from the coding sequence ATGCGTCATAGTAGAGAATCATTTTTATATAATACTTATTATACTAATTTAGGGGTTAAAAACGTGAAACTGATTTCTTGGAATGTTAACGGTTTGCGAGCCGTAGAAAAAAAAGGATTTTTGGATTTTTTAAATACATGCCATGCTGATATTCTGGCTTTACAGGAAACGAAAGCCTTGCCGGAGCAACTTTCCGATGCACTCCGCGCACCGTCCGGTTGGCACAGTTATTTTTGCTCAGCAGAACGTAAAGGCTACAGTGGGGTGGCAGTGTATAGCAAACAAGAGCCGCTGCAAGTATGGTATGGGTTGGGAAATGAAGAATTTGATAAAGAAGGCCGCACATTGATATTAGAATATCCTAGTTTTTTCTTTATCAATATTTATTATCCAAATGGCGGTCAGGGGCCGGAACGTATTGATTTTAAACTCCGCTTTTATGATTGTTTTTTGCAAAAGAGCAAAGAATTATTCAAAACGGGTAAAACGGTGATTGTGTGCGGAGACGTTAACACCGCTCACCAAGCCATAGATTTAGCCCGCCCAAAAGAAAATGAAAAAAATACCGGTTTTTTACCGGAGGAAAGAGCCTGGTTGGACCGTTTTTTTAGTGAAGGATTTGTAGATACCTTCCGCCAATTTAACAAAGACGGAGGGCATTATAGTTGGTGGGATTATAAGACCGGTGCGCGCAAAAGAAACGTAGGCTGGAGAATTGATTACTTTATGATAGATGCTCTTTCAAAAGATAAGTTAAAAGGGGCCGGAATGTTAAGCGATGTAATGGGTTCGGACCATTGTCCTATATGGATAGAAGCAAAATTATAA
- the metK gene encoding methionine adenosyltransferase: protein MIKQGKCYFTSESVSKGHPDKVCDQISDLILDEILKKDKTARVACETYITRGLVVVGGEITTKTWVDVEQLVRNHIKEIGYTDAKYGFNADTCAVVNVIGKQSPDISQGVDVGGAGDQGLMVGYAVDETTEYMPLTLVLSNEILKNLEKARKNKTLPYLGPDAKSQVTIEYEDGEPVRIDTVVVSTQHTEEILDKTGNKITERSKKEIEAVAILPAIKKWMDKDTKILINPTGKFVIGGPQSDTGMTGRKIIVDTYGGRCPHGGGAFSGKDPTKVDRSAAYMARYIAKNIVAAKLAHECTVQLAYAIGKDEPVGFYVDTHETGKISDQKLAEIARKIFPLTPRGIIEHFKLRNPIYLPTAAYGHFGRKDFPWEATDKVKLLQAAAK, encoded by the coding sequence ATGATTAAACAAGGAAAATGTTATTTCACGTCCGAATCTGTGTCCAAAGGACACCCTGATAAAGTATGTGACCAAATTTCAGACTTAATTTTAGATGAGATTTTGAAAAAAGATAAAACAGCCCGCGTCGCTTGCGAAACGTATATTACGCGTGGTTTAGTGGTAGTGGGTGGTGAAATCACGACCAAAACTTGGGTGGATGTGGAACAGTTGGTCCGCAATCATATCAAGGAAATCGGCTATACGGATGCAAAATACGGTTTTAATGCAGACACTTGTGCCGTAGTCAACGTCATTGGCAAACAATCTCCTGACATCAGTCAAGGGGTAGACGTAGGCGGTGCCGGAGATCAAGGTTTAATGGTAGGTTATGCCGTAGATGAAACCACTGAATATATGCCGCTTACTTTAGTGCTTTCCAATGAAATTTTGAAAAATTTGGAAAAAGCACGCAAAAACAAAACCTTGCCGTACTTAGGCCCCGATGCCAAGAGTCAGGTGACCATTGAGTATGAAGATGGCGAACCTGTACGCATTGATACGGTGGTGGTATCTACCCAACATACCGAAGAAATTTTAGACAAAACCGGCAATAAAATCACCGAACGTTCTAAAAAAGAAATTGAAGCGGTGGCCATTTTACCTGCTATCAAAAAATGGATGGATAAAGACACCAAAATTTTGATTAATCCTACCGGCAAATTTGTCATCGGCGGTCCGCAAAGTGATACCGGTATGACGGGGCGTAAAATTATTGTAGATACATATGGTGGCCGTTGTCCGCACGGTGGCGGTGCCTTCTCCGGCAAAGACCCCACCAAAGTAGACCGTTCTGCTGCCTACATGGCCCGTTATATCGCCAAAAATATCGTAGCGGCTAAATTGGCCCATGAATGTACGGTACAGTTGGCCTATGCCATCGGCAAAGATGAACCGGTGGGTTTCTATGTAGATACGCACGAAACGGGTAAAATCAGTGATCAGAAACTAGCCGAGATTGCGCGTAAAATATTCCCCCTGACTCCTAGAGGAATTATCGAACATTTCAAACTTCGCAATCCCATTTATTTACCTACGGCTGCTTACGGGCATTTTGGACGCAAAGACTTCCCCTGGGAAGCCACCGACAAAGTAAAACTTTTGCAAGCAGCCGCAAAGTAA
- the dacB gene encoding D-alanyl-D-alanine carboxypeptidase/D-alanyl-D-alanine-endopeptidase, whose translation MKILFSLILCFLSSYAAATDSAWQVYTLADRSVLKGASWAAAAAYVQEKKPLFSIQPDLRLAPASTLKLLTSAAALEMLGSQHRFQTRIYQEGTIDANGTLNGHLYIRGGADPTLGSDRVPTSMKWQDLLQHWSQKIRSAGIKQINGNIYADVSLLQGLSLPTKTNWQNMGNYFAAPVSALSFNDNSFEIVFKAQPKHGALMQVKSFFPETEGLKIRSFVTADAHHQKDEVYVYAAPQQYNLEIHGTLPTSTFKQYRISAALPDPAQLLTDLLIMQLEKDQIPVNGAGFLLDIEADYSAMRLIYTHQSPPLKDIIYIVNKRSFNLYAETLLRHLALHSGQKATTENGIAALKEFLQKNSIPTDNMMIYDGSGLSRDNQLSVQTLLDVLQFMAKSPNFSHYYNSLATVDDRGDLLLLRRFLTPFKRNKDIHVKGGTLDGVKAQAGYVKDRQGRLIAFAFITNNIIEEGENINRFYEDILKILLQLE comes from the coding sequence ATGAAAATATTATTTTCTCTTATTTTGTGTTTTTTATCCTCTTACGCTGCTGCAACAGACTCAGCATGGCAAGTTTATACCTTAGCGGACCGCTCTGTACTAAAAGGGGCTTCGTGGGCTGCTGCCGCCGCTTATGTGCAAGAGAAGAAACCTCTTTTTTCCATTCAGCCCGATTTACGCTTAGCACCGGCTTCTACGCTTAAACTGCTAACTTCTGCCGCTGCTTTAGAAATGCTTGGCTCCCAACATCGTTTTCAAACCCGTATTTATCAAGAAGGCACCATAGATGCCAACGGAACATTAAACGGGCACCTCTACATTCGTGGCGGGGCAGACCCTACATTAGGCTCAGACAGAGTGCCAACGAGCATGAAATGGCAAGATTTGCTTCAACATTGGTCTCAAAAAATTCGCTCCGCCGGCATCAAGCAAATCAACGGAAACATTTATGCCGATGTCTCTTTATTGCAGGGGCTTTCTCTCCCCACAAAAACAAACTGGCAAAATATGGGCAACTATTTTGCCGCACCCGTAAGCGCACTCAGTTTTAACGACAATTCTTTTGAAATTGTTTTTAAGGCACAACCTAAACATGGCGCCCTTATGCAAGTAAAGTCCTTCTTTCCGGAAACGGAGGGATTAAAAATTCGTTCTTTTGTCACGGCAGATGCACATCATCAAAAAGATGAAGTCTATGTATATGCCGCACCACAACAATATAATTTGGAAATACACGGCACATTACCCACGTCAACTTTTAAGCAATATCGCATATCAGCGGCCTTACCCGATCCGGCACAACTGCTGACGGATTTGCTTATTATGCAGTTAGAAAAAGATCAGATCCCCGTAAACGGAGCCGGATTTCTCTTAGACATAGAGGCGGATTATTCTGCCATGCGTTTGATATACACGCATCAATCCCCCCCATTAAAAGACATTATTTATATCGTCAATAAACGCAGTTTTAATTTATATGCAGAGACTTTACTGCGCCACTTAGCCTTGCACTCAGGCCAAAAAGCCACCACCGAAAACGGAATTGCCGCGTTGAAAGAATTTTTGCAAAAAAATTCCATTCCAACTGATAATATGATGATTTACGATGGCAGCGGTTTGTCTAGAGATAATCAATTGTCGGTGCAAACTTTGTTAGATGTATTACAATTCATGGCCAAGAGTCCAAACTTTTCCCATTATTACAACTCTTTGGCCACTGTAGATGATCGTGGAGACTTGTTGCTATTGCGCCGTTTTTTAACCCCGTTTAAACGCAACAAAGACATTCATGTTAAAGGCGGCACCCTAGACGGAGTAAAAGCCCAAGCAGGCTACGTAAAAGACAGGCAGGGCCGCCTTATTGCTTTTGCCTTTATTACCAACAATATTATTGAAGAAGGTGAAAATATTAACCGTTTTTACGAGGATATTCTTAAAATACTTCTCCAATTGGAATAA
- a CDS encoding VIT1/CCC1 transporter family protein → MNKDKKLSLITFQKNEMTESVIYHRLALREKNPQNAQVLEKISQEEAKHCEIISKITGKECNACYIKIAWYLLLARIFGITFTVKLMEGNEGHAAQKYRMYEDFPAVQKLAEDEDAHEAALIHLINEERLNYMGSVVLGLSDALVEFTGALAGFTFALQNPKLVALTGAITGIAAALSMGSSEYLSSKTEKAEGKHPVKAAIYTAGAYILTVGLLVFPYAILDNIFVALGLMLFLALTVIASFTFYYAVAKSEDFKGRFLEMACLSFGVAAVSFFIGFLLQKFTGIEA, encoded by the coding sequence ATGAACAAAGACAAAAAATTATCTTTAATAACATTCCAAAAGAATGAAATGACAGAGAGTGTCATTTACCACCGTTTGGCTTTGCGTGAAAAGAATCCCCAAAACGCACAAGTATTGGAAAAAATATCTCAAGAAGAAGCAAAACACTGCGAAATTATTTCTAAAATTACAGGAAAAGAATGCAATGCTTGCTATATTAAAATTGCTTGGTATTTATTATTAGCGCGTATTTTTGGCATTACTTTTACGGTTAAACTGATGGAAGGAAATGAAGGACACGCCGCTCAAAAATACCGCATGTATGAAGATTTCCCCGCTGTACAAAAATTGGCTGAAGATGAAGACGCTCATGAAGCGGCTCTTATTCATCTTATCAACGAAGAACGGTTAAATTATATGGGATCTGTGGTGCTGGGTTTAAGCGATGCTTTGGTAGAGTTTACCGGTGCATTGGCCGGTTTTACCTTTGCTTTGCAAAACCCAAAACTAGTGGCACTGACAGGTGCCATCACCGGCATTGCTGCTGCATTAAGTATGGGCTCTTCGGAGTATTTGTCCTCCAAAACAGAAAAGGCAGAAGGAAAACACCCTGTTAAGGCTGCCATTTATACGGCAGGGGCCTACATTTTGACGGTAGGATTATTGGTGTTCCCGTACGCCATTTTGGATAATATTTTTGTGGCTCTGGGTCTTATGTTATTTTTGGCCTTAACGGTCATCGCCTCTTTTACTTTTTATTATGCCGTAGCCAAAAGTGAAGATTTTAAGGGCAGATTTTTGGAAATGGCCTGCCTGAGTTTTGGTGTAGCTGCTGTCAGTTTTTTCATCGGATTTTTACTGCAAAAATTCACCGGTATCGAAGCCTAA
- the efp gene encoding elongation factor P, translating to MINTTQFHDGLIFEDENGQIVEIIEFQHHRKSQARAVVRVKLRNIHTGSLIETSYRPEDKFKEVEVEKRPFTYLYDEGDMAVFMNSENYEQVSVPIAKLEDQKKYLKDNMELTGIYINDELLNMELPIKVPLTIASTVPGVKGDTVANMTKMATLETGAEIKVPLFINEGDKILVDTRTGAYVERVVEPK from the coding sequence ATGATTAACACAACCCAGTTTCACGATGGTCTGATTTTCGAAGATGAAAACGGACAAATCGTTGAAATCATTGAGTTCCAACATCACCGCAAAAGCCAAGCACGCGCTGTTGTTCGTGTGAAATTGCGTAATATTCATACAGGTTCTTTGATTGAAACGTCTTACAGACCTGAAGATAAATTTAAAGAAGTGGAAGTTGAAAAACGCCCGTTCACCTATTTGTATGATGAGGGTGATATGGCTGTTTTTATGAATAGTGAAAACTATGAGCAGGTTTCTGTGCCCATAGCCAAACTTGAAGATCAAAAGAAATATTTGAAAGATAATATGGAATTGACCGGTATCTATATCAATGACGAACTCTTGAATATGGAATTGCCGATTAAAGTTCCCTTGACCATTGCTTCCACCGTTCCGGGTGTAAAAGGCGATACCGTAGCCAATATGACCAAAATGGCCACATTGGAAACGGGTGCCGAAATCAAAGTGCCTTTGTTTATCAATGAAGGAGATAAGATTTTGGTAGATACTCGCACCGGTGCTTATGTGGAACGTGTAGTAGAACCCAAATAA
- a CDS encoding aminopeptidase P family protein: MQQRIVKKIDVLKQLMKKDGFDGLVITDSIDQFYLLNFVFSPGEAVVLLSDKELVCFTRQLYVETLKQRIPFMRCEGVDKGMPVAAVAEAARLGLTKVGFDGEKEKYKVGCLFKQAGFVEYEGYISQLRQVKDEQEIASLRESNRIAFHTYQYIRPLVKTGMSEVELAAEIEKFMRMQGASSPSFNSIVAFGENTANPHHVASDRKLQDNEAVLIDYGCVYEGYCSDITRCWWHGDHEPEEYTKIWNIVDQARRAGIEAEVPGAITQQVDAAARDIIEAAGYGEYFTHRLGHGVGLEIHEEPNNDQTSQTVLQEGHVLTIEPGIYLPGKFGVRLEDTIVLTKTGSEILTCE, from the coding sequence ATGCAACAAAGAATTGTAAAGAAAATAGACGTATTGAAGCAGTTAATGAAAAAAGATGGTTTTGATGGATTGGTAATCACCGATAGTATTGATCAATTTTATTTATTAAATTTTGTGTTTTCTCCAGGTGAAGCCGTAGTTTTGTTGAGTGATAAAGAATTGGTTTGTTTCACCCGTCAATTATACGTAGAAACTTTAAAGCAAAGAATTCCTTTTATGCGCTGTGAAGGCGTGGATAAAGGTATGCCCGTTGCTGCTGTGGCTGAGGCGGCTCGTCTCGGTTTAACGAAAGTCGGTTTTGATGGAGAAAAAGAAAAATACAAAGTGGGCTGCTTGTTTAAACAGGCCGGTTTTGTGGAATATGAGGGATATATCTCTCAGTTGCGTCAAGTCAAAGATGAGCAAGAGATTGCTTCTTTAAGAGAAAGCAACAGAATTGCTTTTCATACGTATCAATACATTCGCCCTTTGGTTAAAACGGGTATGTCTGAGGTGGAATTAGCGGCCGAAATAGAAAAATTTATGCGTATGCAAGGGGCATCTTCTCCTTCGTTTAACTCTATTGTTGCCTTTGGGGAAAATACGGCCAATCCGCATCATGTTGCTTCCGACAGAAAATTGCAAGATAATGAAGCTGTTTTGATTGATTACGGTTGCGTGTATGAGGGGTACTGCTCCGACATTACGCGTTGTTGGTGGCATGGAGACCATGAGCCGGAAGAATATACGAAAATTTGGAATATCGTAGATCAGGCTCGTCGTGCCGGCATAGAAGCTGAGGTGCCGGGTGCCATTACTCAACAAGTAGATGCCGCCGCCAGAGATATTATTGAGGCTGCCGGTTATGGAGAATATTTTACCCATCGTTTAGGACACGGAGTAGGGCTTGAGATTCATGAAGAACCCAATAATGACCAAACCAGCCAAACCGTATTGCAAGAGGGGCATGTTCTTACCATTGAGCCGGGTATTTATTTACCCGGAAAGTTTGGTGTTCGTTTGGAAGATACCATCGTATTGACGAAGACCGGATCTGAAATTTTAACTTGTGAATAA
- a CDS encoding aminopeptidase P family protein: MENLAKQRVKDFQKVLKNADVQGYVCVSALEMRYFTGIELMDGEAVFLFTQRKAYCLTKTMILPKMQSVKDFISLQDVSGDMLAAALELALKLKLTHLAFDPQSIDFVRGEKLAQAGLMRMEGVVAEMRKAKYEDEIRLMKKTCQIAAQAFEEVKPQIKTGMSEEDVRVLIAMAMLKRGADSVAFNIVCFGENCADPHHEPSAKRKLKKNDAILMDFGCYYKGYCSDMTRSWWHGDKEPAEYHKIWHIVSMAKEAAVGMLKAGLPVAEIDKAARAVIEDSGYGKYFIHSTGHGIGLEVHESPIERSNTVGEIEENFVITVEPGIYLDGKYGVRLEDSYLVTKTGSKNLTQK, translated from the coding sequence ATGGAAAATTTAGCAAAGCAGCGCGTTAAAGATTTTCAAAAAGTATTAAAAAATGCAGATGTGCAAGGCTACGTCTGTGTATCTGCTTTGGAAATGCGCTATTTTACGGGTATAGAGTTGATGGACGGAGAAGCCGTTTTCCTGTTCACTCAGCGTAAAGCATATTGTTTAACCAAAACGATGATTTTGCCCAAAATGCAATCTGTTAAAGATTTTATTTCTTTGCAAGACGTCAGCGGAGATATGTTGGCGGCAGCGTTAGAATTGGCACTTAAGTTGAAATTAACCCACTTGGCTTTTGACCCACAAAGTATCGACTTTGTGCGTGGTGAAAAATTGGCTCAAGCCGGCTTGATGCGCATGGAGGGAGTTGTGGCTGAAATGCGCAAAGCCAAATATGAAGACGAAATCCGTTTGATGAAAAAAACCTGTCAAATAGCCGCACAGGCTTTTGAGGAAGTAAAACCTCAGATTAAAACGGGTATGAGCGAAGAAGACGTAAGAGTCTTGATTGCGATGGCGATGCTCAAACGCGGAGCCGATAGCGTTGCTTTTAACATTGTCTGTTTTGGTGAAAACTGTGCCGATCCTCATCATGAGCCTTCTGCCAAAAGAAAACTGAAAAAAAATGATGCTATTTTGATGGATTTCGGTTGTTATTACAAAGGCTATTGTTCCGATATGACACGCAGCTGGTGGCATGGTGATAAAGAGCCTGCCGAATATCATAAAATTTGGCATATTGTATCTATGGCAAAAGAGGCCGCCGTTGGTATGCTGAAGGCCGGTTTGCCGGTGGCGGAAATAGACAAAGCCGCCCGCGCCGTCATTGAAGACAGCGGATACGGAAAATATTTTATTCACAGCACCGGTCATGGTATTGGGCTGGAGGTGCATGAGTCTCCGATTGAAAGAAGCAATACCGTTGGAGAAATAGAAGAAAATTTTGTGATTACCGTAGAGCCGGGCATTTATTTGGACGGAAAATACGGAGTCCGCTTGGAAGATAGTTATCTGGTGACAAAAACCGGATCTAAAAATTTGACACAAAAATAA
- a CDS encoding methylglyoxal synthase, whose protein sequence is MLIIPEKKSIALVAHDNKKKDLLEWALYNKGSLCEHHLFATGTTGSLLQEALGVPVHCFNSGPFGGDQQIGADISEGKIHALIFFWDPLNQLPHDPDIKALLRLAAVWNIPVACNRATADFLISSPLFSKEYKKVLPDYGPYLNRFKK, encoded by the coding sequence ATGTTAATTATTCCTGAAAAGAAAAGTATCGCTCTTGTAGCGCATGATAATAAAAAGAAAGATTTGTTGGAATGGGCTTTATATAATAAGGGCTCTCTTTGTGAGCATCATTTGTTTGCTACCGGAACTACCGGTAGTTTGCTACAAGAGGCCTTAGGGGTGCCGGTGCACTGTTTTAACAGTGGTCCTTTCGGAGGAGATCAGCAAATAGGAGCAGATATTTCTGAGGGGAAAATACACGCATTGATTTTCTTTTGGGATCCTTTGAATCAGCTTCCTCATGATCCGGATATTAAGGCCTTATTGCGTTTGGCGGCGGTATGGAATATACCGGTGGCCTGTAATAGAGCTACGGCGGATTTTTTGATTTCATCACCGCTATTTTCAAAAGAATATAAAAAGGTCTTGCCCGATTATGGGCCTTATCTAAACCGTTTTAAGAAATAA